In the Topomyia yanbarensis strain Yona2022 chromosome 3, ASM3024719v1, whole genome shotgun sequence genome, one interval contains:
- the LOC131690496 gene encoding uncharacterized protein LOC131690496, translating to MSSRDGTSKKLGRPSINIAINPGSANLPAGSAASGIGSTTGSSSILNGLEGTAGDYVPIFFEEISQIMRGYGDCEKPLRESVILVEKIVLHQLRGIMQDAIDHAMSRQNSPVLSRRDFEYIMRKNPVRVARLQKYFRDMAFVKKKMKDLYGDRFSQFGDLGSNLDESDEDSDRDVSEKFDEEKVRRLFRADRISQILAGKQYEEFNLARRTSFMHRNTNTMKNRMRAWLNFPEDVIISQSCLLTLSYLAHETIAVLVDFCILTRLNSSNRTVEPYSRVTSSGTSHSMLHLCPEVTHGRGVDGVKAITPQEIHEAMRRHRQMATQSMGHFRNNALNCKIPYLAM from the exons ATGAGCTCACGCGACGGAACATCGAAAAAACTCGGTCGTCCGTCGATCAACATCGCTATCAACCCGGGCAGCGCCAACTTACCTGCTGGTTCGGCTGCCAGTGGTATTGGTAGCACTACCGGTAGCAGCAGTATTCTAAACGGGCTGGAAGGCACCGCTGGTGATTATGTTCCGATATTTTTCGAAGAGATCTCTCAAATCATGCGTGGCTATGGGGACTGCGAGAAGCCTTTGCGAGAGTCGGTAATACTGGTGGAGAAAATAGTGCTGCATCAGTTGAGAGGCATAATGCAGGATGCAATCGATCACGCGATGTCTCGACAGAATTCCCCGGTGTTATCCAGAAGGGACTTCGAGTATATTATGCGGAAGAATCCAGTTCGGGTGGCTCGGTTGCAGAAATACTTCCGGGATATGGCTTTCGTGAAGAAAAAGATGAAAGATTTGTACGGAGATCGGTTCTCGCAGTTCGGCGATTTAGGATCGAATTTGGACGAATCGGATGAGGACTCTGACCGAGATGTGTCGGAGAAGTTTGACGAGGAGAAAGTAAGGCGATTGTTCCGTGCGGATCGGATTTCTCAGATACTGGCCGGAAAACAATATGAGGAGTTTAATTTGGCAAGAAGAACGTCGTTCATGCATAGGAATACAAACACCATGAAAAATCGAATGCGAGCTTGGTTGAACTTTCCGGAGGATGTGATCATTTCTCAAAGTTGTTTGCTTACTCTGTCGTATCTGGCTCATGAGACTATTGCAGTGTTAGTGGATTTTTGTATCTTGACAAGACTGAATTCGTCAAATAGAACGGTGGAACCGTATAGTCGGGTGACATCATCAG GAACGTCTCATTCTATGCTTCATTTGTGTCCTGAAGTGACACACGGACGTGGTGTAGATGGAGTGAAAGCAATTACTCCGCAGGAGATTCACGAGGCAATGCGCCGCCATCGTCAAATGGCTACACAAAGCATGGGACACTTTCGAAATAATGCTCTCAACTGCAAAATTCCGTATCTTGCAATGTAG